A part of Aspergillus flavus chromosome 1, complete sequence genomic DNA contains:
- a CDS encoding putative allantoate permease — protein MTTQSSEEKVSKVPSNHVMEQVDTEVQRGEIKHGDTRDFDPALQFLAAEEIEYTPEESRKVLSKIDRLLMPLLCWVYLIQFADKTSLNYASLMGIREDTHLDPESQQYSWVSSIFYAGYIFWEFPTTYLLRRLPLGKYTSFSILVWGVVLLCHAATHNYAGLLCVRFFLGAFEATVTPAFVLFTSCWYKQEEQAQRMGFWLACNGVAQILIAAIAYGLPGVQEASIAVWKILFLVLGLPTVLTGFLYFWFMPDNQIQAKFLSHREKLIAVDRIRGNFQGVGSHTWKWAHFFEAFRDPRTYLYVLFSLLMNIPNGGITTFGSLIINSFGFSSRMSLMLNMPMGLVDIVCKLGLTYLSDRFLDRTIFAIIAILIPMVGGILMIVLPLDAKAGLLVGYYCIGAAGTSWCLIMVMISNNTLGYTKKATVNGLQILAYAAGNWIGPQTFRSNQAPKYFDGKLMVAIMYALAAATLLAIRLVNIMENKRRDRQALADPDSEGVAVGTEFLDLTDFEQPAFRYVL, from the exons ATGACCACCCAATCTAGCGAAGAAAAGGTCTCTAAAGTTCCATCAAACCATGTCATGGAGCAAGTGGATACGGAAGTTCAGCGCGGCGAGATTAAGCATGGCGACACACGAGACTTTGATCCAGCGCTGCAGTTTCTGGCGGCAGAAGAGATTGAATACACCCCGGAAGAGTCCCGCAAAGTTTTGTCCAAGATCGATCGACTTCTGATGCCGTTGCTGTGCTGGGTTTATTTGATCCAATTTGCCGACAAAACCTCTTTGAACTATGCCTCGCTGATGGGAATCCGCGAGGACACTCACTTGGATCCCGAGTCACAGCAATACAGCTGGGTGTCGAGTATTTTCTACGCGGGATATATATTCTGGGA ATTCCCCACTACATATCTGCTACGCCGACTTCCCCTAGGAAAATATACCTCATTCAGTATTCTAGTTTGGGGTGTCGTGCTCCTATGTCATGCTGCAACTCATAATTACGCCGGCCTGCTTTGCGTCCGCTTTTTCCTCGGCGCATTTGAGGCGACAGTAACTCCGGCCTTCGTGCTGTTCACCTCCTGCTGGTATAAACAGGAAGAACAGGCCCAGCGCATGGGTTTCTGGCTCGCCTGCAACGGCGTAGCTCAGATACTTATTGCGGCAATTGCATATGGACTGCCAGGTGTGCAGGAAGCGTCAATTGCTGTATGGAAGATACTCTTCCTAGTACTTGGCTTGCCTACCGTTCTCACCGGCTTTCTCTATTTTTGGTTCATGCCCGACAATCAGATTCAGGCCAAGTTCCTGAGCCACCGCGAGAAACTTATTGCTGTTGATCGCATCAGAGGCAATTTCCAAGGCGTTGGGAGCCATACTTGGAAATGGGCCCATTTCTTCGAAGCATTCCGTGATCCACGCACATATCTCTACGTGCTCTTCTCGCTCTTGATGAATATCCCCAATGGAGGAATAACGACCTTCGGCTCTCTCATTATCAATTCTTTTGGCTTCTCCAGCCGCATGTCCCTCATGCTTAATATGCCAATGGGCCTGGTTGATATTGTCTGCAAGCTGGGATTGACATATCTCTCGGACAGGTTTCTTGATCGAACCATCTTTGCCATTATCGCTATCCTTATCCCTATGGTTGGTGGCATCCTGATGATCGTCCTTCCCCTTGATGCAAAAGCCGGCTTGTTGGTGGGTTACTATTGTATCGGGGCTGCTGGAACCTCATGGTGTTTGATCATGGTGATGATATCTAACAATACGCTGGGCTACACCAAGAAGGCCACGGTGAATGGTCTGCAAATATTGGCCTACGCTGCTGGAAACTGGATCGGACCGCAGACGTTCCGCTCGAATCAAGCGCCCAAGTATTTCGACGGCAAGTTGATGGTCGCCATCATGTACGCCCTGGCAGCGGCGACTTTGCTGGCAATTCGTCTGGTGAACATTATGGAAAATAAGAGACGCGACCGGCAGGCACTGGCTGATCCCGATAGTGAGGGCGTTGCTGTTGGCACTGAGTTCCTCGACTTGACTGATTTCGAGCAGCCAGCCTTCCGCTATGTACTTTGA
- a CDS encoding putative 3-hydroxyisobutyrate dehydrogenase, whose amino-acid sequence MTKTEVSTNIKVAFVGLGAMGLGMAIHLLGDGFPVTGFDINPMSLETLLAMGGTAASSPRECVYDASFFICMVANSKQIEQVFFTKLTGAVFGLKKDAVIILCSTTAPGFPQEVLDQIHRRFSRPDINLVDCPVSGGTLRAAQGTLTIMSSGAHDALRLAQPILQSLSQTLYTIEGGLGSANKVKLINQHLAGVHIAIAAEAMGLAATMGLNTKRFYETVLKSPAHSWMFENRMPLMLSNDWSPHSALGIFVKDMRIVTSEGLRKNFPLYIAPAAERLYQFVARAGYEKEDDSGLVRIFIPQDLSLISKAAHQESHAADHEHKSNLIIQMLDIVHGVAAVEALTLGVKLGLSIKALTSMISNAAGASRSFEVVATTMMGGQRTSIRTLAQSRDILVRLFLIESLWSILIRNIAASHDPCSSL is encoded by the exons ATGACGAAGACAGAGGTTAGTACCAATATAAAGGTCGCATTTGTCGGCCTCGGCGCGATGGGTCTGGGAATGGCTATACACCTGCTCGGAGATGGGTTCCCCGTCACTGGATTCGACATAAACCCCATGTCACTAGAGACATTACTAGCCATGGGCGGCACTGCCGCGTCAAGTCCGCGAGAATGCGTTTATGATGCCTCATTCTTCATCTGCATGGTGGCAAATTCCAAGCAGATAGAGCAGGTATTCTTCACCAAATTAACGGGTGCTGTGTTTGGCTTGAAGAAAGACGCAGTCATCATATTATGCTCCACCACTGCCCCAGGCTTTCCACAAGAGGTCTTGGACCAGATCCACCGTCGATTTTCCAGGCCAGATATTAATCTTGTCGACTGTCCCGTATCCGGTGGGACGCTCCGTGCAGCTCAGGGCACACTGACAATTATGTCGTCCGGAGCACACGATGCTCTGAGACTTGCGCAGCCAATTCTACAATCGCTCAGCCAAACATTATACACCATCGAAGGGGGACTAGGAAGTGCCAACAAAGTAAAACTCATCAATCAGCATCTTGCGGGAGTCCATATTGCAATTGCAGCAGAAGCAATGGGACTAGCCGCAACGATGGGGCTGAATACAAAGCGATTCTATGAAACGGTGCTGAAGAGTCCTGCGCATAGTTGGATGTTTGAGAACCGAATGCCACTCATGCTCTCTAATGACTGGTCGCCTCACTCTGCTCTCGGCATCTTCGTCAAAGATATG CGGATTGTCACTTCGGAAGGTCTCCGTAAGAACTTCCCTCTGTACATCGCACCTGCGGCAGAGCGTCTCTATCAATTTGTTGCACGAGCTGGTTATGAAAAAGAAGACGACTCTGGCCTAGTCCGAATATTCATCCCTCAGGATTTGTCACTGATCTCAAAGGCGGCGCACCAAGAAAGCCACGCAGCTGACCATGAGCATAAATCTAATCTGATCATCCAAATGTTGGATATTGTTCATGGGGTAGCAGCAGTTGAAGCTCTTACCCTCGGTGTGAAACTTGGTCTCTCTATCAAGGCCCTGACCTCGATGATTTCGAATGCAGCGGGTGCCAGCAGAAGTTTCGAAGTAGTCGCCACGACGATGATGGGAGGACAAAGGACTTCTATACGTACTCTAGCACAGTCAAGGGACATACTGGTCAGACTATTCTTGATCGAATCTTTGTGGAGTATACTGATTCGGAATATAGCAGCAAGCCACGATCCTTGCTCAAGTTTATAA
- a CDS encoding putative dimethylaniline monooxygenase, whose protein sequence is MGSISDHHEAKARKASSTRCQGPYDIIDEPSRSRRRIRIIVIGAGASALNFAHDVDQSTLDIELVLYEKNPEVGGTWYENRYPGCGCDIPSVNYQFSWAPSPEWTSFYSLASEILGYFKGIADEYGLRKYIRLSHRVVGATWDEHDQQWHVRVQRGGNPGDVFEDRGYILVNASGVLNKWKWPAIRGRETFQGPMLHSAHWDDQVVLKGKRVAVIGSGSSAVQIVPTIQPNTAKQKDILRNDPQKYLAYRKKIESELNSRFRFILNGSKEQANARAYAEKDMRSKLASHPEIAEWIVPKDFAVGCRRPTPGYGYLEALCSENTELVSQSIAEITPKGIKTTDGVEHEVDVIVCATGFDVSWRPSYPTIGREGRSLSEQWKDIPRTYLSITVPNFPNYLIFNGPFGPYGHGSFLPITETLSHHFLQILEKMSSEGVTSFEPKEEAVADFFEHHRKFMPRTAWTSPCRSWFKQGTVDGEVMMWPGSRIHFFETMKQPRWEDYNLRYTTTNRFGYLGNGFAAREFDGSDMSWYLGTLEGNERAYLPDEDFEDFMVH, encoded by the exons ATGGGCTCTATCTCTGATCACCATGAAGCAAAGGCTCGAAAGGCATCCAGTACGAGATGCCAAGGGCCGTACGACATCATCGATGAACCGAGTCGCTCTCGTCGCAGGATCCGGATCATTGTGATTGGAGCAGGCGCAAGTGCGTTAAACTTTGCGCACGATGTTGATCAGAGCACCCTGGACATTGAGTTGGTGCTGTATGAGAAAAATCCCGAGGTTGGTGGGACTTGGTATGAGAATCGTTACCCCGGATGTGGATGTGACATTCCCTCTGTCAATTATCAATTCTCATGGGCACCTTCTCCTGAGTGGACCTCATT TTACTCGCTTGCGTCTGAAATTTTGGGGTATTTCAAGGGAATAGCGGATGAATATGGACTGCGCAAATATATTCGCTTAAGCCACCGAGTCGTAGGCGCAACGTGGGATGAACATGACCAACAGTGGCATGTCAGGGTTCAAAGAGGTGGCAATCCAGGAGATGTCTTTGAGGACCGAGGCTACATCCTGGTCAACGCATCCGGTGTCTTGAA CAAGTGGAAATGGCCTGCCATCCGAGGCCGAGAGACCTTTCAGGGGCCTATGCTTCATAGTGCGCATTGGGATGACCAAGTGGTATTAAAAGGGAAACGTGTGGCCGTGATCGGTTCAGGATCCTCGGCAGTCCAAATTGTCCCGACTATCCAACCCA ATACTGCGAAGCAGAAGGATATACTTCGGAACGACCCTCAGAAATACCTGGCTTATCGTAAGAAGATTGAATCTGAGCTCAACTCGCGTTTCCGATTCATCCTTAACGGCTCGAAAGAGCAGGCGAATGCAAGAGCG TATGCGGAAAAAGACATGCGATCCAAGCTCGCCAGTCATCCCGAGATCGCCGAATGGATAGTGCCAAAGGATTTTGCCGTGGGCTGTCGTAGACCTACTCCTGGGTACGGATACCTCGAGGCACTCTGCAGTGAGAATACTGAACTCGTTTCTCAGTCCATTGCGGAGATCACCCCCAAGGGTATCAAGACCACAGATGGTGTTGAGCATGAGGTGGATGTGATTGTATGTGCCACTGGTTTTGATGTCAGTTGGCGGCCATCGTATCCTACAATTGGCCGAGAAGGACGCAGTCTCAGTGAACAGTGGAAGGACATTCCGAGGACTTACCTTTCTATCACTGTTCCGAATTTCCCTAACTATCTCA TCTTCAACGGTCCCTTCGGCCCGTATGGGCATGGAAGCTTCCTCCCAATCACCGAAACCCTGTCTCATCACTTCCTCCAGATACTTGAGAAAATGTCGTCGGAGGGTGTCACATCCTTCGAACCCAAAGAGGAAGCAGTTGCGGACTTCTTCGAGCATCATAGAAAGTTCATGCCACGTACGGCTTGGACATCTCCATGTCGTTCTTGGTTCAAGCAGGGCACGGTCGATGGTGAGGTGATGATGTGGCCTGGCTCCAGAATCCATTTCTTCGAAACCATGAAACAACCCCGGTGGGAAGATTATAATCTTCGATACACGACTACCAATCGGTTCGGATACCTTGGGAACGGGTTTGCCGCCCGCGAGTTTGATGGAAGCGATATGTCTTGGTACCTTGGGACTTTGGAAGGTAATGAACGGGCTTATCTTCCCGATGAGGATTTTGAAGATTTCATGGTTCATTAG
- a CDS encoding putative 5-oxoprolinase, whose translation MPKSTATKPLRISIDRGGTFTDCVCRVVDEDDIIAKILTVDPKNYADAPTEAIRRVLEEYYHSTIPRGTELDLRDVEWIRMGTTVATNALLERKGERTALLITEGFKDVLQIGNQSRPHMFDLTIRRPMPLYSEAFEVRERVTVHACSDSDLRVIHLSSPEPVESVTGASGEIIQVLQPLDIASTRLDLQRIYDQGFRSLAVCLMHSYSFPKHELQVRDLALEIGFENVSLSHETSSRPKLVPRGNSTVVDAYLTPTINRYLQQFTESFPNIVNSQTRLEFMQSDGGLVPSSSLSGLHSILSGPAGGVIGYARTCFDTETRTPVIGFDMGGTSTDVSRYDGNLDHIFETTTAGITIHAPQLNVNTIAAGGGSVLTWRDGFMSVGPESASSNPGPACYRKGGPLTVTDANLALGRLIPEEFPSVFGVNEDEPLDRDIVLARFRELTKVINQETGMSLTWAEVADGFLQVANAAMCGPIRSLTLEKGHDVAKHHLASFGGAGGQHACAIASQLGIKRVLIHKYSSILSAYGIGLADVVHEEERVCAKAFDESTIDFINASLDNLVDCARSNKTMEPFNNIQAGRFLSMRYDGSETSIMIPWDDPESDAKEAFVKAHHQQFGFTPVDRVVYVDTIRVRAIGCSVFHEISSSPQVKYPLNSKSATTTATPSSRVSTYFSSVGWVDTPVYHLDALSEGIQIQGPAMIIDKTQTIVMSPDSKATIAQDLLILDVDSPSPKSTSPEGIDPVQLSIFRHRFMGVAEQMGRVLQNVSTSANIKERLDFTCAIFTPEGDLVANAPHVPAMIGSMAFAVRSQIAEWQGRLQDGDVLLSNTPAYGGVHLPDLTVITPVFDSAGKDIVFWAASRGHHADVGGVLPGSMPPMSKLLAEEGAIFNSHLLVRAGHFDEDELRRVLCVEPARFPGSSGSRRFQDNVTDLKAQVAANHCGARLMRRLIEEYSFPVVQVYMGAIQDSAELAVRNLLKRLAHERSGEDISAVDYMDDGTPIQLKVTINPTDGSAIFDFTGTGPEVYGNWNAPIAICNSAVIFALRCMVNSDIPLNHGCIKPVQIIIPDGSLLRPSAEAAVCAGNVLTSQRIVDVIFKSFKVCAASQGCMNNLTFGNDGENGFGYYETIAGGSGAGPSWAGTGGVHTNMTNTRITDPESLERRYPVVLRRFSLRRGSGGAGMYPGGDGVIRDIELRLPMSVSILSERRSFAPYGMAGGEDGQRGKNTWITKAGRCINVGGKGSIRVQPGDRFVIETPGGGGYGPPGELVWSERDESIVMPTFIPVANGSVAANRTLAEQV comes from the exons ATGCCCAAGAGTACAGCCACGAAGCCATTACGCATTTCAATCG ATCGAGGCGGGACCTTTACGGATTGCGTTTGCAGAGTCGTCGACGAGGACGACATTATAGCCAAGATCTTGACCGTGGACCCGAAAAACTATGCCGATGCACCGACCGAGGCCATCCGTCGCGTCCTAGAGGAATATTATCATTCCACCATCCCGCGTGGAACAGAGCTCGATCTGAGAGACGTTG AATGGATTCGCATGGGCACAACGGTTGCAACAAATGCGCTACTCGAGAGAAAAGGCGAGCGGACAGCCTTACTGATTACCGAAGGCTTCAAGGATGTTCTTCAGATCGGAAACCAAAGCCGGCCCCATATGTTTGACTTGACAATCCGGCGGCCGATGCCCTTGTATTCAGAAGCCTTCGAAGTCCGAGAGCGAGTGACTGTGCACGCTTGCAGCGACTCGGATCTCCGAGTTATTCATTTGTCATCCCCTGAGCCTGTGGAATCCGTCACTGGGGCCTCCGGAGAGATAATCCAAGTGCTCCAGCCCCTAGATATAGCCAGCACGAGACTTGATCTTCAGAGGATTTACGACCAGGGCTTCCGCTCCCTGGCAGTGTGCCTGATGCATTCGTACAGCTTCCCAAAGCACGAGCTACAGGTCAGAGATCTAGCTCTCGAGATTGGGTTTGAAAATGTGTCACTCTCGCATGAGACCTCCTCGAGGCCGAAGCTCGTCCCCCGTGGTAACTCCACGGTTGTCGACGCATACTTGACACCAACCATCAATCGATATCTTCAACAGTTCACAGAAAGCTTTCCCAACATCGTAAATTCTCAGACGCGACTCGAATTCATGCAATCAGATGGAGGCTTAGTGCCTTCCTCCAGTCTTTCAGGGCTCCACTCTATTTTGTCAGGGCCAGCGGGAGGCGTTATTGGATATGCTCGGACCTGCTTCGATACCGAAACTCGAACTCCGGTGATCGGTTTCGATATGGGAGGAACCAGCACGGACGTTAGTAGATATGACGGCAACCTGGATCATATCTTCGAGACCACGACGGCTGGCATCACCATCCACGCTCCACAGCTCAATGTCAATACGATTGCCGCTGGCGGTGGTAGCGTTTTGACTTGGAGAGATGGGTTCATGTCGGTTGGGCCTGAGAGCGCCTCTTCCAATCCAGGTCCTGCTTGTTACCGCAAAGGTGGTCCACTGACCGTGACGGATGCGAATCTCGCGCTCGGCCGTTTAATCCCTGAGGAGTTTCCATCAGTCTTTGGTGTCAATGAGGACGAGCCATTGGACAGAGACATCGTTCTCGCTAGATTCAGGGAGCTAACTAAAGTGATAAACCAGGAGACGGGCATGTCACTTACATGGGCAGAAGTTGCAGATGG GTTCCTTCAAGTCGCAAACGCTGCAATGTGTGGTCCTATTCGGAGCTTGACCTTGGAAAAGGGCCATGACGTTGCAAAACACCATCTCGCTTCCTTTGGCGGCGCGGGTGGTCAGCACGCTTGTGCCATTGCTAGTCAACTTGGTATCAAACGCGTGCTCATCCATAAATATTCCTCCATTCTGTCAGCCTACGGGATTGGGCTAGCAGACGTTGTACATGAAGAAGAGCGAGTCTGTGCGAAGGCCTTTGATGAGTCTACCATTGATTTCATTAATGCTTCCCTGGACAACCTCGTCGATTGTGCGCGGAGCAACAAGACTATGGAGCCATTCAACAATATCCAAGCTGGCCGCTTCTTAAGCATGAGATATGATGGCAGCGAGACCTCGATCATGATACCGTGGGATGACCCCGAGAGCGACGCGAAAGAAGCGTTTGTCAAGGCACACCATCAGCAATTCGGATTTACTCCTGTGGACCGTGTCGTGTATGTGGACACCATTCGCGTCCGGGCAATTGGATGCAGTGTTTTCCATgaaatctcttcctctccccagGTCAAGTATCCCTTGAATTCCAAGTCGGCTACGACCACGGCCACTCCAAGCTCGAGGGTTTCCACCTATTTCAGTTCGGTTGGGTGGGTGGACACGCCTGTCTATCATCTGGATGCTCTTTCTGAAGGAATTCAGATTCAAGGACCCGCTATGATTATTGACAAAACGCAGACGATCGTCATGAGTCCAGATTCAAAGGCAACCATCGCTCAAGATCTTTTGATCCTTGACGTAGATTCACCAAGCCCCAAGTCGACCAGTCCAGAAGGTATCGACCCGGTTCAGCTTTCCATATTCCGGCATCGGTTCATGGGAGTAGCTGAACAGATGGGCCGGGTTCTGCAGAATGTCAGTACCAGCGCGAATATCAAGGAGCGGCTAGATTTCACTTGTGCGATCTTCACGCCGGAAGGGGACTTGGTTGCCAACGCTCCTCACGTACCCGCCATGATTGGAAGTATGGCCTTTGCCGTGAGATCACAGATTGCGGAGTGGCAGGGAAGGCTGCAAGATGGCGATGTGTTACTGTCCAATACTCCCG CCTATGGGGGTGTTCATCTCCCCGACTTGACGGTGATTACCCCGGTCTTCGACTCCGCTGGGAAGGATATTGTATTTTGGGCCGCGTCGCGCGGTCATCATGCCGAT GTGGGTGGCGTACTCCCCGGCTCGATGCCACCAATGTCAAAGCTTCTCGCGGAAGAAGGTGCTATCTTCAATTCTCATCTCCTGGTTCGTGCCGGTCActtcgatgaagatgagctCCGTCGTGTTCTATGCGTCGAGCCAGCACGTTTCCCCGGCAGTAGCGGGTCCCGACGTTTCCAAGACAATGTCACTGATCTCAAGGCCCAAGTTGCTGCAAATCACTGTGGTGCTCGTCTCATGCGACGTCTCATCGAAGAGTATTCCTTCCCGGTGGTTCAG GTCTACATGGGTGCCATTCAAGATTCTGCCGAGCTGGCTGTGCGCAATCTCTTGAAGCGTCTCGCGCATGAGCGCAGCGGAGAAGACATATCTGCTGTGGACTATATGGATGACGGTACCCCGATCCAGCTGAAGGTCACGATTAATCCGACAGATGGGTCTGCCATTTTCGACTTCACAGGCACAGGCCCAGAGGTATACG GAAACTGGAATGCTCCGATTGCCATTTGCAATTCGGCGGTCATTTTCGCCCTGCGGTGCATGGTCAATTCTGATATCCCACTCAACCACGGGTGTATCAAGCCAGTCCAAATAATCATTCCGGACGGATCACTCCTACGTCCAAGTGCTGAAGCAGCTGTCTGCGCCGGCAACGTGTTGACGTCGCAACGCATCGTAGACGTCATATTCAAGAGCTTCAAGGTGTGCGCCGCAAGCCAAGGATGCATGAACAACCTGACCTTCGGCAACGACGGCGAGAATGGATTTGGATACTACGAGACCATCGCCGGGGGCAGCGGCGCAGGCCCCAGTTGGGCGGGAACCGGTGGTGTACACACGAACATGACCAACACGCGAATCACCGACCCAGAGTCTCTCGAACGGCGATACCCAGTTGTCCTGCGGCGTTTCAGTCTTCGGAGAGGAAGTGGTGGTGCGGGCATGTACCCAGGTGGCGATGGAGTGATCAGGGATATTGAGCTGAGGCTCCCCATGTCCGTGTCGATTCTTTCGGAACGACGGAGCTTCGCACCGTATGGGATGGcaggtggagaagatggtcagCGCGGGAAGAATACGTGGATCACGAAGGCTGGTCGCTGTATCAACGTCGGCGGTAAAGGTTCGATCCGGGTTCAGCCTGGCGATCGGTTCGTGATCGAGACccccggtggtggtggctaTGGACCCCCTGGGGAGCTGGTCTGGAGCGAAAGGGACGAGTCGATCGTCATGCCCACATTTATACCAGTTGCTAATGGCAGTGTGGCTGCGAATCGAACCCTGGCCGAACAAGTTTAA